A region of Ornithorhynchus anatinus isolate Pmale09 chromosome 5, mOrnAna1.pri.v4, whole genome shotgun sequence DNA encodes the following proteins:
- the LOC100079434 gene encoding transcription factor HES-5, giving the protein MAPSALFLEPGSLLTPKEKNKLRKPVVEKMRRDRINSSIEQLKRLLETEFQRRQPHSKLEKADILEMTVSYLKQQSHLQVKAAGALHKTSQLDFKEGYSRCLQEAFHFLSLHKVQTETQTKLLSHFQKTPVPAPEGLYPLFPPNPPKQAALKTPGPLWRPW; this is encoded by the exons ATGGCTCCGAGCGCTCTTTTCCTGGAACCCGGCTCTCTGCTCACGCCCAAAGAGAAGAACAAA CTGAGGAAGCCGGTGGTGGAGAAGATGCGCCGGGATCGCATCAACAGCAGCATCGAGCAGCTGAAGCGTCTGCTGGAGACCGAATTCCAGAGGCGCCAGCCCCACTCCAAGCTGGAAAAGGCAGACATCCTGGAGATGACCGTCAGCTACCTGAAACAGCAAAGTCACCTGCAGGTCAAAG cTGCCGGGGCCTTGCACAAGACTTCCCAGCTGGACTTCAAGGAGGGCTACTCCCGCTGCCTGCAGGAggctttccatttcctctccctgcaCAAAGTCCAGACGGAGACCCAGACCAAACTCCTGAGCCACTTTCAGAAGACCCCCGTGCCTGCCCCCGAGGGCCTCTACCCCCTGTTTCCCCCAAACCCGCCCAAGCAGGCCGCTCTGAAGACCCCCGGTCCTCTCTGGAGACCCTGGTAG